A window from Chrysemys picta bellii isolate R12L10 chromosome 2, ASM1138683v2, whole genome shotgun sequence encodes these proteins:
- the DBF4 gene encoding protein DBF4 homolog A isoform X9 has product MKPSAMKISNKGQVTRGTQGKTEKNKPSLKTLKKDTTKTEKSKYKPLTGKVFYLDIPSNVISEKLEKDLKELGGRVEGFLSKDISYLISNKKEAKFAQVLGQISPVPSPGSAHTGGNSSPHPSSRRDRHDGNSFKMVDTVRLSRGKSLVEKAIKEQELIPSGSILSNALSWGVKILHVDDIKNYLEQKKKELYLIKKASISIKDVGKRCGGQKSKSRLKNPFVKVEDRSWSIS; this is encoded by the exons ATGAAACCAAGTGCTATGAAGATTAGCAACAAAGGACAAGTTACAC GTGGAACGcaaggaaaaacagaaaaaaataaaccttctctgaaaactttgaaaaaagaTACCACAAAGACAGAGAAATCTAAATATAAGCCACTTACTGGGAAGGTGTTTTATCTTGATATTCCGTCTAATGTGATCTCTGAAAAATTAGAGAAGGATCTTAAGGAACTAGGAGGG agAGTGGAGGGATTTCTTAGCAAAGATATCAGCTATCTGATTTCTaataaaaaggaagcaaaatttGCTCAGGTTCTTGGACAAATTTCTCCGGTCCCAAGCCCAGGCTCTGCACATACGGGCGGAAATAGTTCACCTCATCCCAGTAGCAGAAGAGATCGACATGATGGAAATTCATTTAAGATGGTGGATACA GTACGTTTGAGCAGAGGAAAATCTTTAGTTGAAAAAGCTATCAAAGAACAG GAATTAATCCCTTCAGGTAGTATACTATCCAATGCCTTGAGTTGGGGAGTGAAAATACTTCATGTTGATG ATATTAAAAATTATCTTGAGCAAAAGAAAAAGGAGCTCTACCTGATCAAGAAAGCAAGCATTTCAATCAAAGATGTG gGGAAACGATGTGGTGGTCAGAAATCAAAAA GTCGGCTGAAAAATCCATTTGTGAAGGTGGAAGACAGAAGCTG GTCAATTTCTTGA
- the DBF4 gene encoding protein DBF4 homolog A isoform X8: protein MKPSAMKISNKGQVTPGGTQGKTEKNKPSLKTLKKDTTKTEKSKYKPLTGKVFYLDIPSNVISEKLEKDLKELGGRVEGFLSKDISYLISNKKEAKFAQVLGQISPVPSPGSAHTGGNSSPHPSSRRDRHDGNSFKMVDTVRLSRGKSLVEKAIKEQELIPSGSILSNALSWGVKILHVDDIKNYLEQKKKELYLIKKASISIKDVGKRCGGQKSKSRLKNPFVKVEDRSWSIS from the exons ATGAAACCAAGTGCTATGAAGATTAGCAACAAAGGACAAGTTACAC CAGGTGGAACGcaaggaaaaacagaaaaaaataaaccttctctgaaaactttgaaaaaagaTACCACAAAGACAGAGAAATCTAAATATAAGCCACTTACTGGGAAGGTGTTTTATCTTGATATTCCGTCTAATGTGATCTCTGAAAAATTAGAGAAGGATCTTAAGGAACTAGGAGGG agAGTGGAGGGATTTCTTAGCAAAGATATCAGCTATCTGATTTCTaataaaaaggaagcaaaatttGCTCAGGTTCTTGGACAAATTTCTCCGGTCCCAAGCCCAGGCTCTGCACATACGGGCGGAAATAGTTCACCTCATCCCAGTAGCAGAAGAGATCGACATGATGGAAATTCATTTAAGATGGTGGATACA GTACGTTTGAGCAGAGGAAAATCTTTAGTTGAAAAAGCTATCAAAGAACAG GAATTAATCCCTTCAGGTAGTATACTATCCAATGCCTTGAGTTGGGGAGTGAAAATACTTCATGTTGATG ATATTAAAAATTATCTTGAGCAAAAGAAAAAGGAGCTCTACCTGATCAAGAAAGCAAGCATTTCAATCAAAGATGTG gGGAAACGATGTGGTGGTCAGAAATCAAAAA GTCGGCTGAAAAATCCATTTGTGAAGGTGGAAGACAGAAGCTG GTCAATTTCTTGA
- the LOC135981931 gene encoding uncharacterized protein LOC135981931: MQSSPAVMAVQSGNRKRAPAWTDREVLDLIAVWGDESVLSELRSKRRNAKIYEKISKDMAERGYSRDATQCRVKIKELRQGYQKTKEANGRSGSHPQTSRFYEALHSILGAAATTTPPVTVDSEDGILSTAGSSDMLGDGEDEEGDEEGEAVGSSHNADFPDSQDLFITLTEIPYEASPAITPDTESGEGSATPSATVSQPSLESHSQRLARIRRRKKRTREDMFSELMASSQAQAAQQTQWRENLTRMHQANMDREERWRQEDQQATQTLLGLLREQTDTLRRLVDVLQERRQEDRAPLQSISNRPPPPPSPIPTSPKVQRRRGGRVPANSHSTPAESSSSRRLSFPKI; encoded by the exons atgcagagctctccagcagtgatggccgtgcagtctgggaatagaaagagagccccagcatggactgatcgtgaagtcttggatctcatcgctgtgtggggcgatgagtccgtgctttccgagctgcgatccaaaagaaggaatgcaaagatctacgagaagatctctaaagacatggcagagagaggatacagccgggatgcaacgcagtgccgcgtgaaaatcaaggagctgagacaaggctaccagaagaccaaagaggcaaacggacgctccggatcccatccccagacatcccgtttctacgaggcactgcattccatcctcggtgctgccgccaccactaccccaccagtgaccgtggactctgaggatgggatactgtccacggccggttcctcagacatgttaggggacggggaagatgaggaaggagatgaggagggcgaggcagttggcagctctcacaacgctgatttccccgacagccaggatctcttcatcacccttacagagatcccctacgaagcgtccccagccattaccccggacacagaatctggtgaaggatcagcca ccccgtctgcgactgtctcacaacctagcctggaatcacactcccagaggctagcgcggattaggcgtaggaagaagaggacacgggaggacatgttctctgagcttatggcctcttcccaagcccaggcagcacagcagacccagtggcgggagaacttgacccgaatgcaccaagccaacatggatcgggaggagaggtggcggcaggaagaccagcaggcgactcaaacgctgcttggactactgagggagcaaacggacacgctccggcgccttgtggatgttctgcaggaacggaggcaggaggacagagccccgctgcagtccatctctaaccgccctcccccgccaccaagtcccatacccacctcacccaaagtgcaaagaaggagaggcggcagagtccctgctaactctcactccacccctgcagagagctctagtagcagaaggctctcatttcccaaaatttga